From Humibacter ginsenosidimutans, a single genomic window includes:
- a CDS encoding S41 family peptidase, with protein METLDESHEDTTLIARIQELVRENYVFPEVAERIAGALDDVAFDESDEPSTAAVLTERLQSVNGDGHLRVRHFPDGVPPREDPHAFLLDLMRDHGPGVSEVRRLEGNVGLMTIGPVILPGEYLAPVVSAAFTLLQGVTRLIIDLRGCLGGVPESVAMIVSHLTGDEPVHLQDLVARDGTVSQSWTTTYLAPKLAADVPVFVLTSSRTFSGGEELAYDLQAIGRATLVGETTGGGAHPREDFDLTGHLQLHVPTAQSINAVTGTNWEGVGVIPDLPCAADDALIRALGAGPLGS; from the coding sequence GTGGAGACACTCGACGAATCGCATGAAGACACCACCCTCATCGCCCGAATCCAGGAGTTGGTGCGCGAGAACTACGTCTTCCCCGAGGTCGCCGAGCGAATCGCGGGTGCACTCGACGATGTCGCATTCGACGAGTCGGACGAGCCGTCGACGGCCGCCGTTCTCACCGAGCGCCTTCAGTCGGTCAACGGGGACGGCCACCTGCGGGTGCGGCACTTTCCCGATGGCGTTCCGCCCCGCGAGGATCCGCACGCGTTCCTCCTCGATCTCATGCGCGACCACGGGCCCGGCGTCAGCGAGGTGCGCAGGCTCGAGGGCAATGTCGGACTGATGACGATCGGACCTGTCATCCTGCCCGGCGAATACCTCGCCCCCGTGGTGTCGGCCGCGTTCACCCTGCTGCAAGGAGTCACGCGGCTGATCATCGATCTGAGAGGATGCCTCGGCGGTGTCCCCGAGTCAGTCGCGATGATCGTCAGTCACCTCACCGGCGACGAGCCGGTGCATCTGCAAGACCTTGTGGCGCGCGATGGCACGGTGAGCCAGTCGTGGACCACGACCTACCTGGCGCCGAAGCTCGCCGCGGATGTTCCGGTCTTCGTGCTCACCAGCTCTCGCACGTTCAGCGGTGGAGAAGAGCTGGCATACGACCTGCAGGCCATCGGACGCGCCACCCTCGTCGGCGAGACCACCGGCGGTGGTGCGCACCCGCGTGAGGACTTCGATCTCACCGGGCATCTTCAGCTGCACGTGCCGACCGCCCAGTCGATCAATGCCGTGACCGGAACGAACTGGGAGGGCGTCGGCGTCATCCCCGATCTCCCATGCGCCGCAGACGACGCTCTGATCCGCGCGCTCGGGGCCGGCCCGCTCGGGTCGTGA